From one Mytilus edulis chromosome 1, xbMytEdul2.2, whole genome shotgun sequence genomic stretch:
- the LOC139506076 gene encoding uncharacterized protein: MASNKPIPCGPCQEGKVHTKADIWCYNCDEGLCSTCSGHHKRSKGTRDHKTIDIKSYKPSIRAIHTECNKHGQQLNLYCPNHLMPCCDECISTNHSKCPGIRSLATVVEKTKIDETKESVETDINSILHLLDKMVNNKSTNIKTEEQQCEDIKKSIHKIREKMNKHLDHLEKRLCQEIDIIWNQEKSNTTDLITEIKEKKKTLKKAHNNLPTVTTHSSKLQSFLGLHQIEQQVHQCQRYVDDLEDDERAKEFNIKMRQNNEIEKILSKLESLESLGDVMVVRTETDFSRETSVRRKAQVESREQSNINNMTMNIETKIEINIEKYISDMICLMDGRVIVVERWGKVNLLTSDGKLQKQLPIPGEAYCVTQINQNTIAITYSEERAIKIFNMENEKVTKVITLDKECTGLSFSNNSLAVGLSNDEIRVIDLEGNTLKSIQVESESYLFNLVYCDDRVIYSDWDGEAVYCVDESSKQIWRYTQDLSRPQGLCIDTYGNIIVVDNYSERIIVISKDGQDSKVLISEEDELEDPMCICFKHNESSGFICDEDVNGTYLAKFNLSSG, encoded by the coding sequence ATGGCATCAAATAAGCCTATACCATGTGGACCTTGTCAAGAAGGAAAAGTACACACAAAAGCTGACATCTGGTGTTACAATTGTGATGAAGGATTATGTTCAACATGTTCTGGTCATCATAAAAGATCAAAAGGAACACGTGATCATAAAACAATTGATATCAAAAGTTATAAACCCTCCATCAGAGCTATCCATACAGAATGTAACAAACATGGTCAACAGCTTAACTTGTACTGTCCCAATCATTTAATGCCTTGCTGTGATGAATGTATTTCCACAAATCATTCAAAATGCCCGGGAATAAGAAGTTTAGCGACTGTTGTGGAGAAAACTAAGATTGATGAAACAAAAGAGTCTGTGGAGACAGATATCAACTCCATCTTACATCTCTTGGATAAAATGGTAAATAACAAATCAACAAACATCAAAACTGAAGAACAACAATGTGAAGACATAAAGAAATCAATTCATAAAATTAGGGAGAAAATGAATAAACATTTAGACCACCTGGAGAAGAGGTTATGCCAAGAAATAGACATCATCTGGAATCAGGAAAAGTCAAACACAACAGATTTAATAACAgaaatcaaagaaaaaaagaaaacgcTCAAAAAAGCTCATAACAATTTACCAACAGTCACAACACATAGTTCAAAACTCCAATCATTTCTTGGTTTACATCAGATTGAACAACAAGTACATCAATGTCAGCGTTATGTTGACGATCTGGAAGATGATGAGAGGGCAAAAGAATTTAACATCAAAATGAggcaaaataatgaaatagaaaagaTACTAAGCAAGTTAGAATCACTAGAATCCCTGGGAGATGTAATGGTTGTAAGGACAGAAACAGACTTTAGCAGAGAAACAAGTGTGAGGAGGAAGGCACAAGTAGAATCAAGAGAACAATCCAACATAAACAACATGACCATGAATATAGAGACAAAGATAGAGATCAACATAGAGAAGTATATCAGTGACATGATTTGTCTGATGGATGGTAGAGTTATAGTAGTGGAACGGTGGGGTAAAGTTAACCTACTTACTTCTGATGGCAAACTACAGAAACAACTACCTATACCTGGTGAAGCCTACTGTGTTACACAGATCAATCAGAACACTATAGCCATAACTTATTCTGAAGAGAGAGCCATTAAGATCTTCAATATGGAGAATGAAAAAGTTACCAAAGTTATCACATTAGACAAAGAATGCACGGGATTATCATTCTCCAATAATTCTCTGGCTGTAGGTTTAAGTAATGATGAAATCCGTGTTATAGACTTGGAAGGAAATACACTGAAGTCAATACAGGTTGAGAGTGAATCATACCTGTTTAACCTTGTTTACTGTGATGACAGAGTAATCTATAGTGACTGGGATGGTGAAGCAGTATACTGTGTTGATGAATCAAGTAAACAGATCTGGAGATATACACAGGATTTATCAAGACCACAAGGACTTTGTATAGATACTTATGGTAACATTATTGTAGTAGACAATTACTCTGAAAGAATAATAGTAATATCAAAAGATGGACAGGATAGTAAAGTACTGATTAGTGAAGAGGATGAACTGGAGGATCCtatgtgtatttgttttaaacataatgAGTCTTCAGGATTTATTTGTGATGAAGATGTCAATGGCACATACTTGGCAAAATTCAATTTATCTTCAGGATAA